The following proteins come from a genomic window of Lolium rigidum isolate FL_2022 chromosome 5, APGP_CSIRO_Lrig_0.1, whole genome shotgun sequence:
- the LOC124655332 gene encoding calmodulin-like protein 30 encodes MSHLSILTFKYNLAKLRFKPDRPAGRLLSSKDRQPSGLSMYKLEDDEMRKVFKKIAGESGRVSRGDLQALLQRFEKADAAGEARQMICAADTNKDGYMDLEEFMEVHRNGVQLGDIRRAFFVFDRDRDGRITAEEVMDVLLKLGERCSIDECRKMVKEIDRNHDGFVDMDDFMAMMTRPRKRA; translated from the coding sequence ATGTCGCACCTGAGCATTCTGACTTTCAAATACAATCTGGCCAAGCTCCGGTTCAAGCCTGACCGGCCAGCCGGAAGGCTGCTGTCCTCCAAGGACCGGCAGCCCTCTGGCCTCTCGATGTACAAGCTTGAGGACGACGAGATGAGGAAAGTGTTCAAAAAGATCGCCGGTGAGTCTGGCCGGGTCTCCAGGGGCGATCTTCAGGCGCTCCTGCAGAGGTTCGAGAAAGCTGACGCTGCGGGAGAGGCGCGGCAGATGATCTGTGCTGCTGACACCAACAAGGACGGGTACATGGACCTGGAGGAGTTCATGGAGGTCCACAGGAATGGCGTGCAGCTGGGGGACATACGCCGGGCCTTCTTCGTGTTTGATAGGGACAGGGATGGCAGAATCACTGCAGAGGAGGTGATGGACGTGCTGCTCAAGCTGGGGGAGAGGTGCAGCATCGATGAATGCCGGAAGATGGTGAAAGAGATCGATAGGAACCATGATGGGTTCGTGGACATGGATGATTTCATGGCCATGATGACTCGCCCAAGGAAGAGGGCTTGA
- the LOC124653691 gene encoding protein disulfide-isomerase SCO2-like yields MSPPNPTQLLPLRPSNPSTPLPRRHRPPAPAAANTTGAASPQDWFRPRRPADSDPSTSAGRVAARDPGVRAKAKDGADERKGRWWERWSRDRESYLVDGVDALPIPLTVPGTDPMSREELDRRLTCDVMVDECKTVSYEWTGKCRSCQGSGLVTYFRKKGKDTICTCVPCAGIGYVRKITYREGAENMDELDNGRPP; encoded by the exons ATGAGCCCTCCGAACCCCACGCAGCTGCTCCCCCTGCGCCCCAGCAACCCCTCCACCCCCcttccccgccgccaccgcccgcccGCGCCCGCGGCCGCCAACACCACCGGCGCGGCCTCCCCGCAGGACTGgttccgcccgcgccgcccggccGACTCCGACCCCTCCACCTCGGCCGGGCGCGTCGCGGCGCGCGACCCGGGCGTGCGCGCCAAGGCCAAGGACGGCGCCGACGAGCGCAAGGGGAGGTGGTGGGAGCGCTGGTCCAGGGACAGGGAGAGCTACCTCGTGGACGGCGTCGACGCGCTCCCCATACCCCTCACCGTCCCGGGCACCGACCCCATGTCGCGGGAGGAGCTCGACCGCCGCCTCACCTGCGACGTCATGGTCGAT GAGTGCAAAACTGTTTCGTACGAGTGGACGGGCAAGTGCCGGAGCTGCCAGGGCTCGGGGCTCGTCACCTACTTCaggaagaagggcaaggacaccaTCTGCACCTGTGTGCCCtgcgctggaattg GCTACGTTCGGAAAATTACATATCGGGAGGGGGCCGAAAATATGGATGAGTTAGACAATGGGAGACCACCATAA
- the LOC124653466 gene encoding probable LRR receptor-like serine/threonine-protein kinase At1g67720: protein MIPFSLLAAVLLGVGVAFPIHGADALSGYQINCGAGAEQVAGNVTWLPDARFIAVGNATDIPSLSAAPMLASLRYFPDASARKHCYVLPAVKATKYLVRTTYFYGGFDGGAAPPVFDQIIDGTRWSQVDTAADYAAGRATYFEAVVVAAGKAVSVCLARNAATAPGSSPFISALEVVPLDDSVYNATDFASYALSTIARHSFGHDGSIISDGDQFNRYWQPYSDGVSPVVESQGSVAPGAFWNRPPEDVFRRGVTASRGNVLDLQWPPAPLPTASYYLALYFQDNRTPSPLSWRVFDVAVNGQPFFAGLNVSAAGSMVYGAAWPLSGQTKITLTPAPDSPVGPVINAAELMMVVPLGGRTHPRDVIGMETLARGFANPPSDWSGDPCLPVGNSWTGVSCTEGPLARVTALNLTNFSVGGSISDHIANMTAISSIWLVGNNLTGPIPDMSPLHHLSSLHLENNQLTGPMPPLLGDLPKLQELFVQNNNLQGTIPNNLRNRAGIAFQYTPGNNLS, encoded by the exons ATGAtccccttctccctcctcgccgccgtcctcctcggcgtcggcgtcgcCTTCCCAATCCATGGCGCCGACGCTCTCTCAG GGTACCAGATAAactgcggcgccggcgccgagcaGGTGGCCGGGAACGTGACATGGCTCCCCGACGCGCGGTTCATCGCCGTCGGCAACGCCACCGACATCCcgtccctctcggccgcgccgatgCTCGCCTCGCTCCGCTACTTCCCGGACGCGTCGGCCCGGAAGCACTGCTACGTGCTCCCGGCCGTAAAAGCAACCAAGTACCTCGTCCGCACAACGTACTTCTACGGCGGGttcgacggcggcgcggcgccccCCGTGTTCGACCAGATCATCGACGGCACGCGGTGGAGCCAGGTGGACACGGCGGCCGACTACgcggccggccgcgccacctaCTTCGAGGCCGTCGTGGTCGCGGCCGGGAAGGCCGTCAGCGTGTGCCTGGCCAGGAACGCCGCCACCGCGCCCGGCTCCAGCCCCTTCATCTCCGCGCTCGAGGTGGTCCCGCTCGACGACTCCGTGTACAACGCCACCGACTTCGCCTCCTACGCGCTTAGCACCATCGCGCGCCACAGCTTCGGCCACGACGGCTCCATCATCAG CGATGGCGACCAGTTCAACCGGTACTGGCAGCCGTACAGCGACGGGGTCAGCCCGGTGGTGGAGAGCCAGGGGAGCGTGGCGCCGGGGGCGTTCTGGAACAGGCCGCCGGAGGACGTGTTCCGGCGGGGCGTGACGGCCAGCCGCGGGAACGTCCTCGACCTGCAGTGGCCGCCGGCGCCGCTGCCCACGGCGAGCTACTACCTGGCGCTCTACTTCCAGGACAACCGGACGCCGAGCCCGCTCAGCTGGAGAGTCTTCGACGTCGCGGTCAACGGCCAGCCCTTCTTCGCCGGCCTCAACGTCTCGGCGGCGGGGTCGATGGTGTACGGTGCCGCGTGGCCGCTCTCCGGGCAGACCAAGATCACGCTGACGCCtgcgccggactcgccggtcGGGCCGGTGATCAATGCGGCGGAGCTCATGATGGTTGTGCCACTCGGAGGGAGGACTCATCCTAGAGACG TGATCGGCATGGAGACGCTCGCGAGAGGCTTCGCCAACCCGCCATCGGACTGGAGTGGCGATCCTTGCTTGCCTGTCGGGAACTCATGGACCGGTGTTTCCTGCACTGAAGGTCCGCTTGCTCGAGTAACCGCCCT CAACCTCACCAATTTCAGTGTTGGAGGCTCAATATCTGACCACATTGCCAATATGACTGCAATCTCGAGCAT TTGGCTTGTGGGGAACAACCTGACAGGACCAATTCCGGATATGAGCCCCCTACATCACTTGTCTTCTTT GCACCTGGAGAACAACCAATTGACAGGGCCGATGCCCCCATTGCTGGGAGACCTTCCCAAGCTTCAAGAACT gtttgtGCAGAATAACAATTTACAGGGGACCATTCCAAACAACCTCAGGAACAGAGCGGGCATTGCATTCCA GTATACACCTGGGAATAACCTCAGCTGA